A stretch of Garra rufa chromosome 11, GarRuf1.0, whole genome shotgun sequence DNA encodes these proteins:
- the LOC141345912 gene encoding Golgi apparatus protein 1-like, which produces MLKESKADIFVDPVLHTACALDLKHHCAAINPGRGRQMSCLMEALQDKQVRLQPECKGRLQDRIDMWSYAAKVAPAEGFSDLALQVMTSPSKSYILFMIALAVSILFLVGLLCGRITKRVTRELKDR; this is translated from the exons ATGCTCAAAGAAAGCAAAGCAGACATATTTGTGGATCCTGTCTTGCATACGGCCTGTGCTCTGGATTTGAAACACCACTGTGCAGCCATCAACCCTGGAAGAGGCAGAC AAATGTCCTGTTTGATGGAGGCTCTGCAGGACAAGCAGGTGCGTTTACAGCCTGAATGTAAGGGAAGATTACAGGACCGCATAGACATGTGGAGCTATGCAGCGAAG GTGGCACCAGCTGAAGGTTTCTCGGACCTCGCTCTGCAAGTCATGACATCACCTTCGAAGAGCTACATCCTGTTCATGATTGCGCTGGCCGTGTCCATCCTCTTCCTCGTGGGGCTGCTGTGTGGCCGCATCACCAAACGTGTGACCAGAGAGCTGAAAGACAGGTAG
- the LOC141345358 gene encoding Golgi apparatus protein 1-like, whose amino-acid sequence MDPKCKQTITKRQITQNTDYRLNPVLRKACKADIPKFCQSILNKASDANELEGQVISCLKLKYADQRLSGDCEDQIRVILQESALDYRLDPQLQVHCRNEITRLCAEEAAAQEQTGQVEECLKNNLLKIKQEECKTV is encoded by the exons ATGGATCCCAAGTGTAAGCAGACGATCACCAAGAGACAAATTACGCAGAACACAG ACTACAGATTGAATCCAGTGTTGAGGAAGGCTTGTAAAGCAGATATACCCAAGTTCTGTCAAAGCATACTTAACAAAGCCAGTGACGCCAATGAACTGGAGGGTCAAGTCATATCCTGCCTCAAACTCAAGTATGCAGACCAG AGGTTGTCTGGTGACTGTGAGGATCAGATCAGAGTGATTCTTCAGGAGTCAGCGCTCGACTACCGGCTCGATCCGCAGCTCCAGGTTCACTGCAGAAATGAG atcACGCGGCTGTGTGCAGAGGAAGCTGCCGCGCAGGAACAGACAGGTCAAGTGGAGGAGTGTCTGAAGAACAACCTACTGAAAATTAAACAGGAGGAGTGCAAGACG GTTTAG